Proteins encoded together in one uncultured Desulfosarcina sp. window:
- a CDS encoding YitT family protein, with protein MKNRFISSVMWNLLLISAGSAIFGIGLKSIAIPHGFITGGISGLTLLIYYVSGLLSPGLWYLLLNIPIFLIGWIHISRRFFFYSLYGMAALSAAIDLINFPLPIHEPILAVLAGGVLMGAGSGIILHSLGSAGGLDIVGIILHQKLNVRVGTFFFAFNLILFAFSFGFLEADLVLYSLFMSFISSQTMDYVLTIFNQRKMVIVISDLNDKIAGEIHSRLNRGVTFLDGSGAYTGKIKKVILTVIHNYQLKRLEEAVLSIDPEAFIITENTFNVLGRGFSKRKTY; from the coding sequence ATGAAAAACCGGTTTATCTCTTCCGTAATGTGGAACCTGCTGTTAATTTCGGCGGGTTCCGCAATTTTCGGTATCGGGTTGAAATCCATCGCGATCCCCCACGGTTTTATAACCGGCGGAATTTCGGGCCTGACCCTGCTTATTTACTATGTCAGCGGACTGCTGTCACCGGGTTTGTGGTACCTGTTGCTCAACATCCCCATCTTTCTGATCGGCTGGATTCACATCAGCCGACGATTTTTCTTCTATAGCCTTTACGGCATGGCCGCACTTTCGGCGGCCATCGATCTGATCAATTTTCCCCTGCCCATCCATGAACCGATTCTGGCGGTTCTGGCCGGCGGCGTGCTCATGGGCGCGGGTTCCGGCATCATTCTGCATTCGCTGGGATCGGCCGGCGGCCTGGACATTGTGGGGATCATCCTGCATCAGAAATTGAACGTGCGCGTAGGGACGTTCTTCTTCGCCTTCAACCTGATCCTGTTTGCCTTCAGTTTCGGATTTCTGGAGGCCGATCTGGTTCTATACTCCCTTTTCATGAGCTTCATCTCCTCGCAAACCATGGATTATGTGCTCACGATTTTCAACCAGCGCAAGATGGTGATCGTCATATCCGATCTCAACGATAAAATTGCCGGTGAAATCCACTCCCGGCTCAATCGGGGCGTCACCTTTCTCGACGGCAGCGGCGCCTACACGGGCAAAATCAAGAAGGTCATCCTCACCGTGATTCACAACTATCAGCTCAAGCGGCTGGAAGAGGCGGTTTTGTCCATCGACCCGGAAGCCTTCATTATTACGGAAAACACCTTCAATGTTTTGGGTAGGGGATTTTCCAAGCGCAAGACGTACTAA
- a CDS encoding acetate kinase: MRILVVNCGSSSLKYQLLDMDGERIMARGLMERIGESNGRVFHRTHMASGRIHEVKFETPLTDHRAALRQAVRQLTASDTGAIAGPEEIDAVGHRVVHGGEAFREPTLVDAAVLDAIEKTIPLAPLHNPANLMVINIARELFPQIPQVVVFDTAFHHTLPPHARHYALPWSYYEELGVRRYGFHGVSHQYVSREAARRLGRSPEDANLITAHLGNGASICAIKEGASVNTSMGMTPLQGLVMGTRGGDIDPGVMLYLARCLDMSVDELEDVLQNESGLKGLCGMNDMRDIQKAAESGDASARLALDMFVHRCRHYIGAYAFELGRLDALIFTAGIGENDAVIRAACCEGLASFGLNLDPLKNRTPEDHQGEISSTGSPIKIYVIPTNEGLEIARQTAKVVGSIG, encoded by the coding sequence ATGAGAATTCTGGTTGTCAACTGCGGCTCCTCATCGTTGAAGTATCAGTTGTTGGACATGGATGGCGAACGAATCATGGCCCGCGGGCTGATGGAGCGTATCGGCGAATCCAACGGCAGGGTATTCCACCGGACGCACATGGCTTCAGGTCGCATCCACGAAGTTAAATTCGAAACGCCGCTGACCGATCATCGCGCAGCTCTCCGTCAGGCGGTCCGTCAACTCACCGCCTCCGATACGGGGGCCATTGCCGGCCCGGAAGAGATCGATGCCGTAGGCCACCGCGTGGTTCACGGCGGCGAAGCCTTTCGGGAACCCACCTTAGTGGACGCAGCTGTGCTGGACGCCATCGAAAAAACGATTCCCCTGGCCCCCCTGCACAATCCGGCCAATCTGATGGTCATCAACATCGCCCGGGAACTGTTTCCCCAGATCCCCCAGGTCGTGGTCTTCGACACGGCCTTTCATCATACCCTGCCGCCCCATGCCCGCCATTACGCCCTGCCCTGGTCCTACTACGAAGAACTGGGCGTCCGCCGGTACGGATTCCACGGCGTCTCCCATCAGTATGTGTCCCGGGAAGCGGCCCGGCGCCTGGGACGTTCCCCGGAAGACGCCAACCTGATCACAGCCCATCTGGGAAACGGCGCCAGCATCTGCGCCATCAAAGAAGGTGCCAGCGTGAACACTTCGATGGGTATGACCCCGCTGCAAGGCCTGGTCATGGGAACCCGGGGCGGCGACATCGACCCCGGCGTGATGCTGTACCTTGCCAGATGCCTGGACATGTCCGTGGACGAACTGGAGGACGTGCTGCAGAATGAAAGCGGTTTGAAAGGCCTCTGCGGAATGAACGACATGCGGGACATTCAAAAGGCGGCCGAATCCGGCGATGCCAGCGCCCGTCTCGCCCTGGATATGTTCGTCCATCGTTGCCGGCACTATATCGGCGCCTACGCATTCGAACTCGGCCGGTTGGACGCCCTGATTTTCACGGCCGGTATCGGTGAAAACGATGCGGTTATCCGTGCGGCCTGCTGCGAGGGGCTGGCTTCCTTCGGATTGAATCTGGACCCGCTTAAAAACCGGACACCGGAGGACCACCAGGGTGAAATATCGTCGACCGGCAGTCCGATCAAAATTTATGTCATCCCCACCAACGAAGGGTTGGAAATCGCCCGCCAGACGGCGAAAGTGGTTGGATCGATAGGGTAA
- a CDS encoding calcium/sodium antiporter yields MTLTHLIAFAAGLLLLYYGAGWLVGGASTLARSVGLTPMVIGLTVVAFGTSTPELVVSLVSAVKGKSMIALGNVVGSNICNIALVLGLTAVFQPVTTSRVVISRDIPLMLVVSAYLLLLSCNSTIGRIEGVTLFAGILAYTWFNYKVALRVDRTLPNKAVLEARLPAGGGGMAGKRWGQCLMIAGGTGAVVLGADLLVDAAVSIMTTLGVDEKFVGLTVVAFGTSVPELATSVVAAMKKEMDISLGNLVGSNVFNLLSVVGATAMVRPIVIDGGFFGSGLVVDYLVMMAISALPLVLMKQDLTITRRKGLILLSCYVAYVFFLIVKN; encoded by the coding sequence TTGACCCTTACCCATTTGATCGCGTTCGCGGCAGGCCTTCTGCTGCTCTATTACGGCGCCGGCTGGCTGGTCGGGGGGGCTTCCACCCTGGCCCGCAGCGTGGGACTGACGCCCATGGTGATCGGGCTCACCGTGGTGGCCTTCGGCACCTCGACGCCCGAGCTGGTAGTCAGCCTGGTCAGCGCAGTCAAAGGCAAGAGCATGATCGCCCTGGGCAATGTGGTGGGCAGCAACATCTGCAACATCGCCCTGGTGTTAGGGCTCACCGCCGTATTTCAGCCGGTGACTACCAGCCGCGTGGTGATCTCCCGGGACATTCCTTTGATGCTGGTCGTTTCCGCCTACCTGCTGCTGCTTTCCTGCAACTCCACCATCGGCCGGATCGAAGGGGTGACCCTTTTTGCCGGCATTCTGGCCTACACCTGGTTCAATTACAAAGTGGCCCTGCGGGTGGACCGCACCCTGCCGAATAAAGCCGTCCTTGAGGCACGTTTGCCGGCCGGTGGAGGCGGGATGGCGGGCAAACGCTGGGGGCAGTGCCTGATGATCGCCGGCGGGACCGGCGCGGTGGTGTTGGGCGCGGATCTGCTGGTGGACGCGGCGGTCAGCATTATGACCACCCTGGGGGTCGACGAAAAATTTGTCGGTCTGACCGTGGTGGCTTTCGGCACCTCGGTGCCCGAGTTGGCCACCTCGGTTGTGGCCGCCATGAAAAAAGAGATGGACATCTCTCTGGGAAACCTGGTGGGCAGCAACGTGTTCAACCTTCTCAGCGTCGTCGGGGCCACGGCCATGGTGCGGCCCATTGTCATTGACGGCGGATTTTTCGGCAGCGGCCTGGTGGTGGATTATCTGGTGATGATGGCCATCAGCGCCCTGCCCCTGGTGTTGATGAAACAGGACTTGACAATCACCCGCAGAAAAGGTCTGATTCTACTATCCTGTTATGTAGCCTATGTGTTTTTTCTCATTGTTAAGAATTAA
- a CDS encoding nitroreductase family protein gives MSGEPIPSSSRSVTTTIEADLCIGCGQCVAVCPKETITMEAGKAVVTGSESLNCGHCAAVCPTEAIQVAALDPALAKFANFSADNRWLPHGRFDTATLVNLMGSRRSCRNFTDQPVDGKLLEDLVKIGVTAPSGSNCQPWTFTILPDRRAVAALAQSVGDFFRKTNRMAEKAWLRWGLKWLGRPELEAYYRDHYATIERGLEQWDRGERDLLFHGAPAAIVVAAQKDASCPAEDALLATGHMLLGAHSLGLGTCLIGFVIEAMRRDKAIARSLGIPGYEIPCAVMAVGWPDEVYQQVAGRKPVMIRYA, from the coding sequence ATGAGCGGTGAACCGATCCCATCCTCCAGCCGATCTGTAACCACGACGATCGAAGCCGATCTTTGCATCGGCTGCGGGCAGTGTGTGGCGGTCTGCCCCAAAGAGACCATCACAATGGAAGCGGGCAAGGCGGTCGTGACTGGCAGCGAGTCCCTGAACTGCGGGCACTGCGCCGCGGTGTGCCCCACCGAGGCCATCCAGGTGGCGGCCCTGGATCCCGCGCTGGCCAAATTTGCCAACTTTTCCGCAGACAATCGCTGGCTGCCCCATGGCCGCTTCGACACCGCGACGCTGGTCAATCTCATGGGGTCAAGGCGCTCCTGCCGCAACTTTACCGATCAGCCGGTGGATGGGAAGCTTCTGGAGGATCTGGTGAAAATCGGGGTCACCGCACCATCGGGCTCCAACTGTCAGCCATGGACCTTCACGATTCTGCCGGATCGCCGGGCGGTGGCCGCGCTGGCGCAATCGGTCGGCGATTTTTTTCGGAAGACCAACCGGATGGCGGAAAAAGCCTGGCTGCGGTGGGGACTGAAATGGCTGGGCCGTCCGGAACTGGAAGCCTATTATCGGGATCATTATGCCACCATCGAACGGGGGCTGGAACAGTGGGACCGCGGGGAGCGCGATCTGCTGTTTCACGGAGCCCCTGCCGCGATTGTGGTCGCCGCGCAAAAGGACGCCTCCTGTCCGGCCGAAGACGCCCTGCTGGCCACCGGCCACATGCTGCTGGGCGCCCACAGCCTGGGGCTGGGAACCTGCCTGATCGGATTCGTGATCGAGGCCATGCGGCGGGACAAAGCCATTGCCCGGTCCCTGGGCATTCCTGGTTATGAAATTCCCTGCGCCGTGATGGCCGTTGGCTGGCCCGACGAAGTCTATCAACAGGTGGCGGGGCGGAAGCCGGTAATGATTCGGTATGCCTGA